AAAGAAGCTTCCAAGATTTTTTCTTGGGTTGCATCTTTAGCGTCAAATGTTTTAATTACACGACCACTATTCATTACAACAATACGGTCTGCCATACCTAAAACTTCAGGCATTTCGGAAGAAACCATGATAATGGCGTAACCATTAGAGGCCAATTCATTCATAATTTCATAAATAGAGTATTTTGCACCAACGTCGATACCTTTGGTAGGTTCATCCAAAATTAATACTTTCAGGTCTACATTCAGTAATTTTGCAAATACTACTTTCTGTTGGTTACCACCGGACAGAGAAGATGGAGGGTCTGCAATATCTTTTGCTTTTAATTGAATTTTGTTACAAAGTTCAATTGCCGCATCCATTTCTTTATCATTATTTAAAAGACCCATGGAAGCAAATTTATTCATATTTGCAGAAGACACGTTTTCATAGATTGGAATTTCATTTACCAAACCTTGAATCTGTCTGTCTTCTGGCAACAAACCAACGCCTAATTTTAATGCTTTTTTAGGGCTGTTAATTTTTACTTCTTGACCATTCAGTTTAATAGAACCTTTGTCAGGAGGCATAACGCCAAAAATTGATTGACATACTTCGGTACGACCAGCACCTACCAGACCTGTCAATGCAAGAATTTCACCTTTTTTTACATTAAAGGATACATTTTTGAAATATCCTTCTTTCGAAATGTTATCAACTTCCAATACAACTTCGCCTGGTTTAGAAGTTTTTGTTGGATACATCTGATCCAGTTCACGTCCAACCATTTCTGCAATCAGTTTAGAATTGGAAATTTTATCAACATCCCAAGTACCAATATATTGGGAGTCACGGAATACTGTAACAGTTGTTGCCAAACGATACATATCTTCAAATTTATGGGTAATAAAAATAATAGATACGCCTTCGTCACGTAATCTGTCAACAATTTTGTACAGCTCTTCACATTCATTTTTTGTCAAAGAAGCAGTAGGTTCGTCCATGATCAAAATACGAGCATCACGGGACAAAGCCTTTGCAATTTCAACTAACTGCTGTTGAGCAACACTCAATGTACCCATTGGTTTAGTAACATCAATATCTGGGTTCAAAGGTGCCATTAACTCTCTTGCACGTTTTCTCATGGCTCTCCAGTCATAAGTATGGAGTTTGGTCATGATTTCCTGTCCCATAAAAATGTTTTCTGTTACGGACAGATCTGGGAAAGACGTTACATGCTGGTAAATCGCAGCAATACCCAGTTTTTGAGAATCGGCAGTAGAACGGAGGGTAATTTTCTCTCCTTCTAACAGCATAGTACCACTATCAGGTTGATGAACACCAGTAATTACTTTAATAAAAGTAGATTTACCAGCACCGTTTTCACCCATCAGTGCATGTACTTCACCTTTCTTCAACTGGAAATGAACCCCTTTCAGCGCTGTAACACCGCCAAAGGTTTTCACAACATCTTTCAACTCGAGTATGTAATCGTTCATGAAAAATCCCCCTCAAGTATGAATTTTTTGTTTAATGTTTGTTTTCAATTGAATAACATGTTTGAATAATACAATGTTATGGCCTTAAATTCAATATCAAATATTGCTTTTCTATATTCAAAAATTGCTTTTTCATTGTCTTTTAATATTGTTATACTAATTTGTTATCTGAATTTTGTATATAATGCTAATATTGAACTTTTGAATTTTTAAAAACAACTTGATTTTTTATTTGGAATATGTAATAATTCCTTATTAGAAACAAAATACAAATTTATCTATTTTTATATACAGATTTTTAAAATACAATACCATCTCTGAAAAGGAAAGGGATTCTTATGGTAAGTCAAAAACGAAAATTTCCAACAGAGCATATAACAGTAGAAAATACAATTACTCCTCATACAAAAAGATTTCCTTTTTATATCAAAAAATATGGATATAGTAATGCGAAACGGTTCTCTGTTGATGTAGAATATTCCCACTCGGATATTTTATTACTGTATACCATCTCTGGCGTAGCTGGGCTATATATTAACACAGATTCAAAATATCTTGCAGCTGATGATTTGTTAATAAACGCTTGTAGCTCTCCTTTTGACATCAAAGGCATAAGCGCAGAAAAATGGGAATATTTTTATATAGTAATTAATGGATCCCACGCAAAATTCTACTATAATATTATCCGAGATAAATCCAATATTATCCGAATGAATCCTATGAACCATGTGCTGGATTACTTTATTGATTTATCCAAAATTTCTTTTGATGACTCTAACCTTTCCAACATTCAAGTAAATACTATTATCCAAAATATTATGATGGAACTATATGAGATTTCATTCGATATTGTAAAAAGCAAAAATATTATCCCTGTCCAGGAAACAAGTATCAATAATGCAATGAATTATATTGCAAAACATTATCATGAAGATTTATCTGTTGATACTATCTGTAACAAAATGGCGTTTT
This is a stretch of genomic DNA from Clostridium facile. It encodes these proteins:
- a CDS encoding sugar ABC transporter ATP-binding protein, with the protein product MNDYILELKDVVKTFGGVTALKGVHFQLKKGEVHALMGENGAGKSTFIKVITGVHQPDSGTMLLEGEKITLRSTADSQKLGIAAIYQHVTSFPDLSVTENIFMGQEIMTKLHTYDWRAMRKRARELMAPLNPDIDVTKPMGTLSVAQQQLVEIAKALSRDARILIMDEPTASLTKNECEELYKIVDRLRDEGVSIIFITHKFEDMYRLATTVTVFRDSQYIGTWDVDKISNSKLIAEMVGRELDQMYPTKTSKPGEVVLEVDNISKEGYFKNVSFNVKKGEILALTGLVGAGRTEVCQSIFGVMPPDKGSIKLNGQEVKINSPKKALKLGVGLLPEDRQIQGLVNEIPIYENVSSANMNKFASMGLLNNDKEMDAAIELCNKIQLKAKDIADPPSSLSGGNQQKVVFAKLLNVDLKVLILDEPTKGIDVGAKYSIYEIMNELASNGYAIIMVSSEMPEVLGMADRIVVMNSGRVIKTFDAKDATQEKILEASLTKSPDAGKEA
- a CDS encoding helix-turn-helix domain-containing protein, whose amino-acid sequence is MVSQKRKFPTEHITVENTITPHTKRFPFYIKKYGYSNAKRFSVDVEYSHSDILLLYTISGVAGLYINTDSKYLAADDLLINACSSPFDIKGISAEKWEYFYIVINGSHAKFYYNIIRDKSNIIRMNPMNHVLDYFIDLSKISFDDSNLSNIQVNTIIQNIMMELYEISFDIVKSKNIIPVQETSINNAMNYIAKHYHEDLSVDTICNKMAFSKYYFCKLFKEHTGITIHQYVNEFRVNKSKELLSYSKLPINAVAAAVGFQNPLTYIRCFKRSTQMTPSEYRENF